A region of the Arctopsyche grandis isolate Sample6627 chromosome 10, ASM5162203v2, whole genome shotgun sequence genome:
CATCGTCGCTATCAGCCAGAGCCGGATTGAGTGCACTTTCTGAAATACTGTACGAAGAGCCCAACGGACTAGGAGCTCCTTCCTCTGGCCTAGGCGCAGTAGGCGCACTGCTTGGTCCGGCCCTGCTCACAACTCTCCGCTTTTGAGTTTTCGACGCTTTCGTATTATCTGAACACGTTTCCTCGGGAAGTATTGAGAAAaaacaaatgtgatattttgtcGCTTTTATCATAGATTTTAAGGGTCTGAAAAGTGTGTAACgctatcaatattttaacaataaatttgTAACAATTGTGCATTTGCTATATTGATGCTTCTTTTATCATTTGTAAATCAATCTATGGAATAAATatagttttataaaatgttttcttaattaatttttttaattattgtaccACTCACGTCATAAAAATTGCAAGCACAATCAGtataatttgctatttaatattgTTACAATTATGAGAGATTGGCAtactaaagaaaaaaataaaattttatctcaTTCATAACATCTattcttcattatttttttgtttttcacccAAAATCCATTCAGAGTAAATAGGGGCAATCATTTTCATCTTCATTAGTCATATTCTGCTCCTATAGTTATGCTGATGTCGCCAGATAGCACTTCGGTCTTGTGATACCAACGGTTTGTATCAACAACAACTAAAATCAAATTAGAAATATTtcagtatttacatacataaaaattatttgattatatttacttttaaataatgTCACAAGTTCTCCATCATCATTTATCTGTTATAAACCTTGGCCCACTTTTTGCATGGGATGACTTTAGTGAGGGTGGGCAATCCTAGATCTTGATAATTTCGAGCCAATAACCAACTTTACtgcaaatatgtatttgtataagaATATTACACTTACTAACTTCCCCTGGGTGCATAACTACATTCATTGATGTGCAACTATAGAGACATTCTGGTGGTGGTGCGAGATACCACCGTTTTCTACCCTTTAGCTGTGCTTGCCATGACGGATGTACAACATTATCAACCTTAATTTAtagaaacatttcaaaattattagtCTATATCTAATATATTGAGACGCACACTTCATATTTTTAAACTCACATGCATTTGAGCACCATCTCCAGGGCCTCCCATGAATATCCAATCAATAGCATTGTTTTCAGCTGAATGGGGCAAAAAGTATGGTTTACTATAATAAAGTCTGAGAACCCTAGCAATGCTGTCGTGGCAGTTACTCCAACCTATATacctttaaatatatataaatgtataatgagtataaatagaaaataaaaaatagcctcaattaatttattaaaaataaatatcttgcCAGGGTTTTGTTCCATTAGTCAAATTTGCTCTTTCATTATTCATCTCCAATGCTTCATACAGACTTCCAAATTCAGTTTTATATGGGAAAAACTGACAATCTCTAGCTGCTTCTCCAAGTTCAGTTTcagtgtacaattttttaaagaaccaaaaattaaaaacctaAAATCGATCAATATATCATTCAACTAAAATACTAAAACATTAAACATTAGTTATAAGATATAAACTACAATAAACCTTAAGAGCCTCCCAAGATAACGTGGCATCAGTGACGACTATTGGAACTCCACTATATGCGTAGTGATCCTCAAATTCTTCGGGAGTCAGGTTTGATAGTCTTTGTATTGTTTTGATATTGGTGCACATAGAGCACCTCTCTGGTGGTCGAGTAGCTTTCGTCAAGTAATTGGGCATATCAATCCAACACTAAGTATAAGCATAAAGTataaaatgaattgaataaGATGAAAATGAGATATGTAGGTAATAAATATGGCTTACCCTATCATTTTGGTGACTTCCTGCATACAAATATGAACTTATTCCTAATATAGTTGTTATAATcacaacatatttttttataggaagctgtttatttttagaaacaatatttttttttttcgttaataTTTTGGTTAGATCAAAATCTTGAACACcaaattttttgcattttgttaAAATACACTTAACTCGCCTTTCAGTCTCTTGGCGTTGTTTCAGCGTCACTTTACCGTTACTCTCCATAGCTATTTTCTCACTGAAGGAGTACAGGAGGCTTGGCTCCTTTttaagataaatttaaacaGGGGTTTTCAATACACTACAATATTAAATGAAGGAAAATTTGGACTAAAATTCGTCGCTTTGTGTGGATTTACGACACATCATTaccgatataatatacatacatatatgcaagttaaaaaaaaaatacacaatataatttgtatgtttttatacatgtgttacgtacactcggattaggccgagtaagtgcaatccgATTAGACCAAGTAGTATCCTAGAAACTGTGTgatcgttataattggtttcgaggattatctcccccgaatgcacttagcgggggtagcggtaactcggggtcgcattccggtagagttctcagaatccacagcggtagcgtgggacatctagtacgtgaccataacaataggcaagCAAACCGGATGTCGAAGATGCCTTGAGCAACCgacccgttataaggcggtacttaagcgatatcaagacattctggacggagcactgccagtgcgtgtatctccttaatcatcaataaatgctgtgacccgactttggccttttacttgaatcctccacccacccctacgcaacacatgtatgtatgtatatcatttttgtataaatgatatacatacatacatatgaatcgtAATAATTACACTTGTTCTTACAACTTACAATAGTGAAtgtagtatatttaaaaaagaaactttaaaaaaattgcaagtCCCTGGATCGTATAGCCCCCTTATCAGTTGCAAACGGGGTGGCTGAATTCAATCATCCGCGAAATTACAGTATATTCATTATACGACGAAACTGTTGCAGATGTGTCCTGGAAAGATTCTTCGTAGCTTGAAAGCGTtcactaaatttaatttccGATAGGAACAAGTGCGTAATATGGGTATAACTATGGCTGTGATCATATAAACCGAAATTAAAATCTCGTTTTGATTGtatagtacttacatatatttaccaGTATATTTCATGAAACAATATTTAcgaaaatattctaaataaatttttctttgtaAAATTGTTTAATCAAAAATATGATTCTCTATTATTAATAACAGTGTGGTAAGtaccaaatattataattttttatattataaaactgtcgagaaatatatattttttttgatttttaaatgctttttattattacgaaattatgttcacaatacatcttatatctattttaatagttactgatctactgatcattttctattttacaatttaatttaatttggtaagtaatcatagtattatattattctaatgttaatctacagcataataggaaaaagagctcaaaaacctatttacaatccttgtcGAGAAATATAATTGTTGGTTAATACATCATTTTGaaagtgtacatatatgcttattCTACATTGCTAAAATTAGATCCTTCTAACTTAtccatgtatatatattaagttgtatatgtgtttatatggatcaatgtttttatacaTGAcgcataaaaaaaaactcatttattTATGGAGGTACATGTTCGTGTGCAGTTTGATAttatcgaattttcataattggtCACGATATTCTAGCAGGCTATGTGCATTTTAATAGAATCAAATACACATTCCGATAAACGTGCAATTATTTACGTGAGACAGTTATTCTTGTATAAGTAATATGGATTTGAATAGGAACCATATGGTTAATTATGAAAAGATACGCACCGTGGGCAAAGGTATTgttgtgaaattttatttttaaagttgtgTTTCACtatctatttttttacacatgtattatgtatgtatataggtgcTTTCGGAACAGCAATTTTGTATAGAAAAATATCAGTCGATAAGTTAGTCGTTCTTAAGGAGATAGACACAGCTGATTTGTCACCGGAAGAAAGACTAATGGCTCTGAATGAAGTAGAGGTGCTCTCTTCACTCAATCATCCAAATATTATTgggtaaattttaaaagttaaatatCTGATATTacaaaggattttttttttttgatgaactcacaaacatacttacataggtATGGTGGAAGTTTCATTGAAAACGGCGTCCTGATGATAGAAATGGAGTATGCTGATGGTGGAACGTTAAGTCAAATGCTCAATAGCCGAGAGACTCATATTCCAGaaagagaaattttagattacTTGAGACAAATCACATCGGCAATAGCACACATGCACTCTAATAATATACTTCACAGGTTTAAGCAAAATATGTTGCTTATTTGTtttaataagtataataatttatttttcatcgtTAAGGATAATTTTCAGAGATTTGAAAACTGCAAACGTATTTCTGAATTCTGATGGATGTGTGAAAATAGGAGATTTTGgtatttctaaaatattatcGACACATGTTCAGGCACAGACAGTTTTGGGAACCCCATATTATATAAGTCCTGAAATGGTTAGTAACATTAAAGCAGCATATAATCTGTTAAAATgagttaattaatttattaagaaatttaAATTCAGTGTGAAGGTAAGGAATATGGAGAAAAATCTGATATTTGGGCAATGGggtgtattttatatgaattgtgTTGCCTTCATCGAGCGTTTCAAGCCTCCAGTCTGTCAGCATTAGTCAATAAAATAATGCAGGTactgtatatgtacacacatatgtactttttcaatttatttttacagataTTTTAGTTAGTGACAATTTTAGGGAGACTATAAGCCAGTTCCATCTGGCTACTCGAAAGAAATGTGTAATTTAATTACTCTTCTACTCAATAAAAATCCTGAAAATAGACCAGTAGCCAAGGAAGTTAAAGATATATGGATACCAAAAATTATATCTCTTCTCGGAAAAAGTGGCTATAATTATGCATGTGAAAGAAAtcttggaaaaaaaattgtaaaagataGGTaagaaattaactattaataaattgattatattgataGTCGTTACAGTTGCATTGCAAATTACAGATCAGTcttatatgaaatgaaatattggaaaaatgaaTCAGATATACAACCTATACAGTTGCCCGCACATGCTAAAATAATCGATGTGGCGATTGGCGAAAACCATTTTATTGCAATATCAGATGGTATATTACTTCTGTCAATTAATTATATGgtttaaatgttataattattttaaaatatattttagatcaTATGGTTTTTACTTGGGGTGACGGTGGAAAAGGGCAGCTAGGATTAGGCGAATTAGAAAAGTACAAATATCATCCTATACCGGTAATGTCCCTGTTGAACAAAAGTATAATAatgtaagtttattttaaatttaaataaagcatgtattttcaaaatatcagtaaaattgttatttataaaaacaCAGGGCAGAAGCCGGTAAAGATTTCAGTATATTTTTATCATCGGACGGAAAAGTTTGGAGCTGTGGAGATGGTTCTTTTGGAGCATTAGGTCACGGCGATTGGAACAATTCCTATGAACCAAAAATTAtaggttatttattatttttaattggattggaaaattttttcaaaactaaaattgttttaattgaagGGCTGAAAATCAGACTggtgacattttaaaaaaaatctgtttaagtgctaaaataatagcatatatgaaatgctattattttaacacttaaaccatcttttttaaaaatgtcacttgtaccagtctggttttcagcccatcaattttacattattgtatgtaatatttcatcaactaacCAAATTTTACAGTATAAATATGGTTTGTATTTATGGCAGATTTCTTAACGTCTCTTCATATAAAGTTCATAAGGTCCAGCACAGATCATGTGGCAGCCATATCAAATGATGGTTCTCTCTTTACATGGGGAAGTGGAAATAGAGGACAAACTGGGCATGGAATAACGAATGACAGGTATTATGATTATGTCATAAGATCGTaagttatattttgtaaaatattgaattaatattttagtTGTACTCCAACAATTGTACAATTGTCGCAAAAGCACAAAATACAGTCTGTATTTTTAGGATATAAGGCAAGcatggtgattacaacaaaggGAAAGTTAATGGCTTGTGGATGGAATATAGGAAATAAATTGTGTCTcttgaaacaaaataatattaaaaaaatgaaacaaacacAATGTGTTACAGCATTAGTTAGTATttatttagtataaaaaaattactaaaacaGTACTTATAATgatcaatatgaaaattttagcaAAGTGTCAATACCATAAAAGGAAGAGTAATAAATTGTAGTATCGGCAGGACTCATTGTGCAATTTATGTAAAGTTTTCAAACGGTCAAACAGCTGTCTATACAACTGGATACATCAAAGAAGAAACAAATCAAAACATTCTTGAAGACGCAACTTTTTTCAACGCTCCAATAAGGATTATAGATTTAAATAATACAGAAATAAAAGTAAAcggttgacaaaaaaaaaattgttatatttatttaataaaatcaacttattattacatttattgcAGACTATCAAATGCGGTCCAACATACACAATAGTTGGAACAGATGATAATTGTATTCTATTTTGGGGAATTCTATTTAGACTAATGAAAGGAGATCAAAGTGATTCTCCCGACAGTCAAGAAACAAGCGGCATTTGGTCACAGCGTAGCATTTTTAATTCAGGAGTATTATTTCAttccaaattaataaatttgagacttaaattgttttctttatgcaaaTGCTATTTTTCAGCCATCAAACCAATCTATTTCATTAACGCCTGCAACTTTCGCAAATTTATTAACGACTGGTTATTTTACAGAAACGATAGAAAAACCGACGTCTATATTAGCGTAAGTTAAACGtgattgaattataataataattaaaataattggtgaatttaatatttcagaCTATATGCATCAACAACACAATTAAAAAATGGTTTATATTTATCACTTTGTGATATTTATCCTCTAAGATGCAATATATTGTTTTTGATAAAAACTTCTGTTCCTGTCGTATCACTTTTAAATGAGGTGAAAAAAGTGGATATATCGGAAAGTGCTAGTTCATTGGACGACTATGATACAATTGGACCGGTAAATGAAAttgaagtataaataaatagtataaataaaacataaattagaatattaatttttcacttattgataaatatttgacTAAAATTCATGGAGTGTGTATATTTGATATAGTGTATAAGTTAATATTTATGCAATatttcattacatatatatgaatattaaaatgatttatattatgCGATTTCTTTAGATACCAGTTTGGATGAAAGATGATATCAAAACATCTAAATTCTCGTGGAtgggattttaaaaataatatatgaaataaataaatgcattgttaaaaattaagtttccgtttgtttgttgttttcttttttgtttgaattGATGTGTTTATCTTAATATCCAAAATATTCTGTTTAGAATCTTCAATATTGGGGAGTCCCGGTTCAGTTTTTATTTCAACTTTAACCTCAGTTGCAGGTTTATTAGGCAGTAAAGCGGgatcaatttttctattttgtttattttttaatatccttGATGAAGATTTTTCCGTTTTGCAACttctgaaaataattttaaattattaataaaaaataaattatataaattaaaaaatactgtgaAAGTCCTATACTAACACATGATCGAAGTCTTCAGATATTCCCAAGCTCTTATGCAGTGATGATATTACTGAAgatgttttaattaaacttaaattatcGTTTGCAAATTTGTGATCCATTTTGTGATTATTCATACAGAATTTTTTTGTTTCCAAATgctctataatattataaatgtattgtaaaaaaatagaattatgaaaatattatatttgcaatgaaactaaaaaaaaaatataaatattagattTACATACTTAGAGGAAGCACAGCTCCTTCTGCTTTGTATTCTGATATTTctttatcttttttgtttaataaatcGATTAATATATCTTCACTTTTTTGTAATTCATTTAACTTCATTATCATTGGTACGGTGACTTCTTTACAAAACTGtaattgcaataaaaataatgaaatattttcgaaTATCAGATAATAATAGAAcaagtatgaaaataaaataactaacaaCATTGTAATTTGATGGGACAAATAAAAGtggtaattttattataaaattatcatttgatACAATTAACTGTAATTCGATTTGAGTTTCATTGTTTGTATTGTcactaattaatttaaaattcgatttaacattattttttgatattccaTTAAATATCAATT
Encoded here:
- the LOC143918285 gene encoding bifunctional arginine demethylase and lysyl-hydroxylase PSR, yielding MPNYLTKATRPPERCSMCTNIKTIQRLSNLTPEEFEDHYAYSGVPIVVTDATLSWEALKVFNFWFFKKLYTETELGEAARDCQFFPYKTEFGSLYEALEMNNERANLTNGTKPWYIGWSNCHDSIARVLRLYYSKPYFLPHSAENNAIDWIFMGGPGDGAQMHVDNVVHPSWQAQLKGRKRWYLAPPPECLYSCTSMNVVMHPGEVIVVDTNRWYHKTEVLSGDISITIGAEYD
- the niki gene encoding nimA-like kinase, which gives rise to MDLNRNHMVNYEKIRTVGKGAFGTAILYRKISVDKLVVLKEIDTADLSPEERLMALNEVEVLSSLNHPNIIGYGGSFIENGVLMIEMEYADGGTLSQMLNSRETHIPEREILDYLRQITSAIAHMHSNNILHRDLKTANVFLNSDGCVKIGDFGISKILSTHVQAQTVLGTPYYISPEMCEGKEYGEKSDIWAMGCILYELCCLHRAFQASSLSALVNKIMQGDYKPVPSGYSKEMCNLITLLLNKNPENRPVAKEVKDIWIPKIISLLGKSGYNYACERNLGKKIVKDRSVLYEMKYWKNESDIQPIQLPAHAKIIDVAIGENHFIAISDDHMVFTWGDGGKGQLGLGELEKYKYHPIPVMSLLNKSIIMAEAGKDFSIFLSSDGKVWSCGDGSFGALGHGDWNNSYEPKIIDFLTSLHIKFIRSSTDHVAAISNDGSLFTWGSGNRGQTGHGITNDSCTPTIVQLSQKHKIQSVFLGYKASMVITTKGKLMACGWNIGNKLCLLKQNNIKKMKQTQCVTALQSVNTIKGRVINCSIGRTHCAIYVKFSNGQTAVYTTGYIKEETNQNILEDATFFNAPIRIIDLNNTEIKTIKCGPTYTIVGTDDNCILFWGILFRLMKGDQSDSPDSQETSGIWSQRSIFNSGPSNQSISLTPATFANLLTTGYFTETIEKPTSILALYASTTQLKNGLYLSLCDIYPLRCNILFLIKTSVPVVSLLNEVKKVDISESASSLDDYDTIGPVNEIEV
- the LOC143917596 gene encoding uncharacterized protein LOC143917596 isoform X2; protein product: MWIEVINTTQSGYYIKYSIQQILYNFYLTNFISIWEVSIEENKLENLLLENNPLLGADGSSLVNNCIELIFNGISKNNVKSNFKLISDNTNNETQIELQLIVSNDNFIIKLPLLFVPSNYNVFCKEVTVPMIMKLNELQKSEDILIDLLNKKDKEISEYKAEGAVLPLKHLETKKFCMNNHKMDHKFANDNLSLIKTSSVISSLHKSLGISEDFDHVCKTEKSSSRILKNKQNRKIDPALLPNKPATEVKVEIKTEPGLPNIEDSKQNILDIKINTSIQTKKKTTNKRKLNF
- the LOC143917596 gene encoding uncharacterized protein LOC143917596 isoform X1 codes for the protein MWIEVINTTQSGYYIKYSIQQILYNFYLTNFISIWEVSIEENKLENLLLENNPLLGADGSSLVNNCIELIFNGISKNNVKSNFKLISDNTNNETQIELQLIVSNDNFIIKLPLLFVPSNYNVFCKEVTVPMIMKLNELQKSEDILIDLLNKKDKEISEYKAEGAVLPLKHLETKKFCMNNHKMDHKFANDNLSLIKTSSVISSLHKSLGISEDFDHVSCKTEKSSSRILKNKQNRKIDPALLPNKPATEVKVEIKTEPGLPNIEDSKQNILDIKINTSIQTKKKTTNKRKLNF